Proteins from one Candidatus Neomarinimicrobiota bacterium genomic window:
- a CDS encoding sulfotransferase, protein MDKSSEQQSDFNNLVFIVGVGRSGTSLLQAMLNTHSKIAFLPEINFLRRFLMTNALEVLRKGKGEQALKQLLLSDRWLTRLGLDLSEILGKIEFDGQPVSLAIYSKILRTWLAKEKKVIIGDKDPRSIEFLPQLHRLFPEASVIHLYRDPRDVLLSRKKAQWSKNRSIYNHLFVNTVQLKLAHRQIKIFGCRAIEVAYEQLTTSTEEVLRSICTLLNVDYESGMLDFTESARKLVSAEEMQWKKETLAPLTGSSVGRWEKDLTAWEVALVEKNVCAAFSHYDYSVSNPSIGLVKRVLAGGVSIVVAVASSIYVWWSSRNP, encoded by the coding sequence GTGGATAAATCCTCCGAACAACAGTCAGATTTCAACAACTTGGTCTTTATTGTCGGTGTTGGCCGGTCGGGTACCTCTCTGCTTCAGGCGATGCTGAATACGCACTCAAAAATCGCCTTCCTTCCCGAGATAAACTTCTTACGCCGCTTTCTGATGACAAATGCACTGGAAGTCCTGAGAAAAGGCAAAGGTGAGCAGGCGCTCAAACAGCTTCTCCTGTCTGACCGCTGGCTGACGCGGCTGGGCCTGGATCTGAGTGAAATTCTCGGGAAGATCGAGTTTGACGGTCAACCCGTTTCGCTCGCCATTTATAGCAAGATTCTGCGAACTTGGCTGGCGAAAGAGAAAAAAGTGATCATAGGGGACAAGGACCCGCGCAGCATTGAATTTCTGCCGCAGTTGCACCGCCTGTTTCCAGAAGCTTCAGTTATTCATCTCTACAGAGACCCAAGAGATGTTCTCCTTTCCAGGAAAAAAGCTCAGTGGTCGAAAAACCGATCGATCTACAATCATCTTTTTGTGAACACGGTTCAGCTGAAGCTGGCGCACAGGCAGATAAAAATATTTGGCTGCCGCGCGATAGAAGTAGCGTATGAACAGTTGACCACTTCCACTGAGGAAGTGCTGCGGAGCATCTGTACCTTGCTCAACGTCGACTACGAAAGCGGTATGCTCGATTTTACCGAGTCGGCGCGGAAGCTTGTTTCGGCGGAGGAGATGCAGTGGAAGAAAGAGACTCTCGCTCCTTTGACGGGGTCGAGTGTGGGACGGTGGGAGAAGGATTTGACGGCGTGGGAAGTGGCGCTTGTGGAGAAAAATGTGTGTGCCGCCTTCAGTCATTACGACTACAGTGTGAGTAATCCGTCGATCGGTCTGGTAAAGCGGGTGCTGGCTGGCGGAGTAAGCATAGTCGTTGCCGTCGCTTCATCTATCTATGTGTGGTGGAGTTCCCGTAACCCATGA
- a CDS encoding glycosyltransferase family 4 protein — protein MDRFKSAVYLLPKIDFFSQGGRGRVTHAIGLGNGLVRNNLRVTMISGPGLAQFQLRLEREIKIVEVGAPNRKARIISRLVWPLKLYRRLRKHLENSDGKLIITRYAVGNILLQLLMTRGLLDNHTLVLEVNSLAFHQYAALPQLIRALILKIEIGLLNRFDVVYAVSENLRGDLLAGGLTVPAVVVPNASDASRLDMLADNVDNAPVRFIYLGQFHNYYDFDFLVSAFLRLKETKPDTELHLWGGGKLADTIESLAKKDDAIRLHGRFNENNLQGRFNPASDIFVLPSRPGSAAEITSPIKLFEYMSYGVPVLAAEVGQIPEILEHGKTAYLYNPHDLDSLVSLMASTVDNRAERKTVGECAREEQLNHHTWQERAATLLWEIGSRTATDNLTLKA, from the coding sequence GTGGATAGATTCAAATCAGCTGTCTATCTATTACCCAAGATTGATTTTTTCAGTCAGGGCGGTAGAGGGCGAGTGACGCACGCCATCGGCCTCGGCAATGGTCTGGTGCGCAACAACCTGAGGGTGACAATGATATCGGGGCCGGGGCTGGCACAGTTTCAGCTTCGACTGGAGCGTGAGATCAAGATCGTTGAGGTCGGGGCACCAAATCGGAAAGCGAGAATTATCTCAAGACTCGTCTGGCCACTGAAACTGTACCGTCGCCTCAGAAAGCATCTTGAAAACAGCGATGGTAAATTGATTATCACGAGATATGCTGTCGGCAACATACTGTTGCAGCTTTTGATGACGCGGGGCTTGCTTGATAATCACACCCTGGTCCTTGAGGTGAACAGTCTCGCCTTCCATCAATACGCTGCCCTGCCGCAGCTGATCAGAGCATTGATCCTCAAGATTGAGATTGGTCTTCTCAACCGTTTTGATGTTGTTTATGCGGTATCCGAGAATCTCCGAGGTGATCTATTGGCAGGGGGATTGACAGTCCCTGCTGTTGTTGTTCCCAACGCTTCAGATGCCTCACGGTTGGACATGCTCGCTGACAACGTGGATAACGCTCCTGTCCGCTTCATCTATTTGGGTCAGTTTCATAATTATTACGATTTTGATTTTCTAGTTTCAGCTTTCCTGAGACTTAAAGAGACGAAACCAGATACAGAGCTACATTTATGGGGCGGGGGCAAGCTTGCAGATACTATCGAAAGCCTTGCCAAAAAAGATGACGCCATCCGGCTCCACGGTAGGTTTAACGAGAATAACCTGCAAGGTCGCTTTAACCCTGCCAGCGACATTTTTGTGCTCCCCTCCCGACCCGGAAGCGCGGCTGAGATCACCTCCCCCATCAAACTTTTCGAATACATGTCATACGGTGTGCCTGTTCTAGCGGCTGAGGTTGGTCAAATACCGGAAATCCTTGAACACGGCAAGACAGCCTATCTGTATAATCCTCACGATCTCGATTCGCTGGTATCTCTTATGGCGAGCACAGTCGATAATCGCGCGGAGCGAAAGACAGTGGGTGAGTGTGCCCGGGAAGAACAGCTTAATCATCATACATGGCAAGAGAGAGCGGCAACCCTCTTGTGGGAGATTGGTAGCCGGACCGCAACAGACAACTTAACGCTAAAAGCTTAA
- a CDS encoding O-antigen ligase family protein, which produces MRLDHALDRSNTTAFHPVTILCLLLLQAVIVYLGVSIHPLLILGIPLAIFLLWWAISHPEFSLILMTLTGIIKGFLEESVPILALVDYTLLLTGVVWLGATKAVIEGRWKVPHWSRKVLYSFSVFCLLLAFSGFYTPSPLYGWIKIASYCVFGMTLFLVPIVLVKTCRDSVRVLNYYKVLLLIVAFGLAGALLYLFLQGGLKTYLIRVSVLGANPIPISRNLAILASMLIVLVLRQGGLSQLSWIPLLLITLLGLVSTGSRGPLLSLFLGVVVYTVFFEPQRRLKLLLYSLLAFGVVLVLLLLLPESLTMRYLQVLEGDVVVVTGGVKRMSTIAMRLEFWQMSIASFLADIRHMLFGIGSGGFSSLFIWRDFKWYPHNMFMEVTAELGLFGLISYFTFLLLAARTILNSRPHQGFSIQTSLWLVALLVMFFAAQFSGDLNNNRGFLLLLAMAMTSAKADEASAENRFSNTGPRVRA; this is translated from the coding sequence GTGAGATTAGATCACGCCTTAGATCGCTCTAACACGACCGCATTCCATCCGGTCACCATTCTTTGCCTGTTACTACTGCAGGCCGTCATAGTTTATCTGGGCGTCTCAATCCATCCGCTGCTGATTCTGGGAATCCCGCTGGCAATCTTCTTGCTCTGGTGGGCCATTTCCCATCCTGAGTTTAGCCTTATCCTCATGACTCTCACGGGAATCATCAAAGGGTTTCTGGAGGAGAGTGTGCCCATTCTCGCGCTTGTCGATTATACACTCCTGTTGACTGGCGTTGTCTGGCTGGGCGCTACAAAAGCCGTTATAGAAGGCAGGTGGAAAGTCCCGCATTGGAGCCGTAAAGTTCTGTACTCATTTTCCGTTTTTTGTCTCCTGCTTGCATTCTCAGGTTTCTATACACCATCGCCACTTTACGGCTGGATAAAAATCGCCAGCTACTGCGTCTTCGGTATGACCCTTTTCCTGGTCCCCATTGTGCTGGTGAAAACGTGCCGTGATTCAGTGAGAGTGTTGAACTACTACAAGGTTTTGTTGCTGATTGTGGCGTTTGGACTGGCTGGTGCTCTTCTCTATCTTTTCCTACAGGGGGGGCTTAAAACATATCTCATCCGCGTCAGTGTTTTGGGAGCCAACCCGATTCCCATCAGCCGCAATCTGGCCATTCTTGCCTCCATGCTGATCGTTCTTGTTTTGCGCCAGGGTGGTCTATCTCAGTTATCATGGATTCCCTTGCTTCTAATTACTCTTTTAGGACTCGTCTCAACCGGTTCACGGGGGCCGCTGCTGAGCCTCTTTCTGGGTGTAGTGGTGTACACTGTTTTTTTTGAACCCCAAAGAAGATTGAAACTACTATTATATTCTCTTCTCGCTTTCGGGGTAGTTCTGGTATTATTGCTGTTACTACCTGAGAGCCTCACGATGCGATACCTTCAGGTGCTTGAAGGTGACGTTGTCGTGGTTACCGGCGGCGTAAAACGGATGAGTACAATCGCCATGCGGCTGGAGTTCTGGCAGATGTCCATAGCATCGTTTCTTGCGGATATTCGACACATGTTGTTCGGCATAGGATCAGGTGGATTCAGTTCCCTTTTCATCTGGCGCGATTTCAAGTGGTATCCCCACAATATGTTCATGGAAGTGACGGCTGAACTGGGTCTGTTTGGTCTGATTTCATATTTCACATTTCTTCTTCTGGCAGCGAGGACGATCCTGAATTCGAGACCGCACCAGGGCTTTTCGATCCAGACGTCACTTTGGCTGGTTGCACTGCTGGTGATGTTCTTTGCGGCGCAATTTTCTGGTGATCTTAATAACAATCGTGGCTTCCTTCTGTTGCTTGCCATGGCAATGACTTCGGCAAAGGCGGATGAGGCGTCGGCCGAAAATCGATTCTCGAATACTGGGCCTCGAGTGCGTGCTTAA
- a CDS encoding Wzz/FepE/Etk N-terminal domain-containing protein produces the protein MKDLTPHEERVLAIVRKYPQIIQDRAEREKVAQAHGMTEKTLRNRLADLKRYGVISVNGISRDGSPGDEKLATNIEALWRRKKLVIFNTLFFALVSVAVAFLLPKWYKSQAVIISAGVGQTPDFLSALSGLPMGNFGLSALNEDITNYVAILESRTVNEHMVQRFDLVERYDVKDVEFALEAWTKNVELEATEEGALIVSVLDKEPETARNMVNVMLQELEIMNHYLATQKGKFNRQFLEERLKQNRDDLARNEESLRQFQKRYGAVEIPGQVLAGIEAYSQLYAQKVETEVQFKVAQSTLPFNDPKTKQLEILLKELNSRLESMMSGSDEKSVLLAFEDVPDLSLRYARLLREVEIQNQIMQIILPQYEQARMEESKNVPSLQIIDEPQIALNKTKPRRGLIVIAATLMAFMLSSSFAIIEYRTREIRSRLRSL, from the coding sequence GTGAAGGATCTGACCCCGCACGAAGAACGCGTACTTGCCATTGTTCGGAAGTATCCGCAGATTATTCAGGACAGAGCAGAGAGAGAAAAAGTAGCTCAAGCTCACGGGATGACCGAGAAGACGCTTCGGAATCGGCTGGCCGACCTGAAGCGATACGGGGTGATCAGCGTAAACGGCATTAGCAGAGACGGTTCGCCTGGCGACGAAAAACTCGCAACTAACATCGAAGCCCTATGGCGACGGAAAAAGCTGGTTATCTTCAATACGTTATTCTTTGCTCTGGTTTCCGTAGCGGTGGCGTTTCTCCTCCCAAAATGGTACAAGTCGCAGGCTGTGATCATCTCAGCTGGCGTGGGTCAGACGCCAGATTTCCTTTCAGCCCTTTCAGGCCTCCCCATGGGTAATTTCGGTCTGAGCGCTCTGAATGAGGATATCACTAACTATGTCGCCATCCTCGAGAGCAGGACAGTGAATGAACATATGGTGCAACGGTTTGATCTGGTGGAAAGATACGATGTAAAAGATGTGGAATTTGCACTGGAAGCCTGGACAAAAAATGTAGAACTGGAAGCTACTGAAGAGGGTGCGCTGATAGTCAGTGTGCTGGATAAGGAACCTGAAACAGCTCGCAACATGGTGAACGTCATGCTACAAGAGCTCGAAATCATGAATCATTACCTAGCTACGCAGAAAGGGAAGTTCAATCGACAGTTCCTTGAAGAAAGACTAAAACAGAACAGAGATGATCTAGCGCGTAATGAAGAGTCGTTGCGGCAATTCCAGAAGCGGTACGGCGCCGTAGAGATCCCGGGCCAGGTGCTAGCGGGGATCGAAGCCTATTCCCAGCTCTATGCCCAGAAAGTGGAAACTGAGGTTCAATTTAAAGTTGCTCAATCGACGTTACCTTTCAATGATCCGAAGACAAAACAGCTTGAAATTCTTCTCAAAGAACTGAATAGTCGGCTGGAAAGCATGATGTCCGGTTCAGATGAAAAATCAGTTCTACTCGCCTTTGAAGATGTTCCTGATCTCAGCCTGAGATATGCCCGTCTGCTTCGGGAAGTGGAAATCCAGAACCAGATCATGCAGATCATCCTTCCTCAATATGAACAGGCGCGCATGGAAGAGAGCAAGAATGTCCCTTCGCTGCAAATCATCGATGAACCGCAGATCGCTCTCAACAAGACAAAACCGCGCAGGGGTTTGATCGTAATTGCCGCGACACTCATGGCCTTCATGCTGTCCTCATCTTTCGCCATAATCGAATACCGCACGCGTGAGATTAGATCACGCCTTAGATCGCTCTAA